A stretch of the Rosa rugosa chromosome 5, drRosRugo1.1, whole genome shotgun sequence genome encodes the following:
- the LOC133710187 gene encoding beta-glucosidase-like SFR2, chloroplastic: protein MAVVPLFVTATKLAGLLATLTVAANVFSFSRYRKKNLRPFRSPIDESSDPLADFNLNEGEDGFFFGLATAPAHVEDGLNDAWLQFAQENPCDKSESQGDRQTADAIMGSATGDGGSQSAPPSGISKKKKPPKIAMEAMIRGYAKYIKGDTGKEEEEEEEKKKPVPNEECHHNVAAWHNVEHPEERIKFWSDPDTELKLAKDTGISVFRMGIDWSRVMPEEPLNGLTKTVNYAALERYKWIIGRVRSYGMKVMLTLFHHSLPPWAGEYGGWKVEKTVDYFLDFTRLVVDCVSDMIDYWVPFNEPHVFCMLTYCAGAWPGGHPDMLEVATSALPTGVFKQAMHWMAIAHLKAYDYIHEKSTSSKPLVGVAHHVSFMRPYGLFDVPAVTLANSMTVFPYVDSISDKLDFIGINYYGQEVVCGAGLKLVETDEYSESGRGIYPDGLYRMLLQFNDRYKHLNVPFIITENGVSDETDVIRRPYLLEHLLAVHAAKIMGVRVLGYLFWTISDNWEWADGYGPKFGLVAVDRAKDLARVPRPSYHLFTKVVTTGKITRYDRARAWHQLQIAAREKKMRSFYRAVNKDGLMYAGGLDEPIQRPYVERDWRFGHYEMEGLQDPICRLWRFMTRPATLKFRKRKPQMDEEDEALLALQ from the exons ATGGCGGTAGTACCTCTCTTCGTCACGGCAACGAAGCTCGCCGGATTATTGGCCACCCTCACCGTCGCTGCCAATGTCTTCTCTTTCTCACGCTACCGGAAGAAGAATCTCCGGCCGTTCCGCTCCCCGATCGACGAGTCCTCCGACCCTCTCGCCGACTTCAATCTCAACG AAGGGGAAGATGGGTTCTTCTTTGGGTTGGCGACGGCTCCAGCACACGTTGAAGATGGGCTAAATGATGCTTGGCTTCAGTTTGCGCAAGAAAATCCTTGTGACAAATCAGAGTCTCAAGGTGATCGGCAGACAGCTGATGCTATAATGGGTTCCGCCACTGGCGATGGTGGGTCTCAGTCAGCTCCCCCATCGGGAATTTCTAAGAAAAAGAAGCCTCCTAAGATAGCTATGGAAGCCATGATTAGAGGGTATGCAAAGTATATTAAAGGGGACacaggaaaagaagaagaagaagaagaagaaaaaaaaaaacctgtccCAAATGAAGAATGCCATCATAATGTAGCTGCATGGCACAATGTTGAGCACCC AGAGGAGAGGATAAAGTTCTGGTCCGATCCTGATACAGAGCTAAAACTGGCTAAAGATACTGGCATCAGTGTCTTTCGAATGGGAATAGATTGGTCACGAGTCATGCCAGAGGAGCCGCTCAATGGGCTTACAAAAACT GTTAACTATGCTGCATTGGAGCGATACAAGTGGATCATCGGCAGGGTTCGCTCATACGGAATGAAGGTGATGTTGACCCTCTTCCATCACTCATTGCCACCATGGGCTGGGGAGTATGGAGGGTGGAAAGTGGAAAAGACAGTTGATTATTTCTTGGATTTCACAAG GCTTGTTGTTGACTGTGTATCAGATATGATAGACTATTGGGTACCATTCAATGAGCCTCATGTCTTCTGTATGCTTACCTATTGTGCGGGTGCATGGCCTGGTGGCCATCCTGACATGCTGGAGGTTGCGACTTCTGCTCTACCAACTGGTGTTTTCAAACAGGCCATGCATTGGATGGCCATTGCACACTTAAAGGCCTATGACTATATCCACGAAAAAAG TACCTCATCCAAGCCATTAGTTGGAGTGGCACACCATGTCTCATTCATGCGGCCATATGGTCTCTTTGATGTTCCTGCTGTTACACTGGCCAACTCCATGACTGTCTTCCCATATGTGGATAGTATTTCTGACAAGCTGGATTTTATTGGCATAAACTACTATGGACAG GAAGTGGTGTGTGGTGCTGGACTGAAGCTAGTAGAGACTGACGAATATAGTGAATCCGGACGTGGGATATACCCAGATGGCTTGTACCGCATGCTGCTTCAGTTCAATGACAGATATAAACATCTAAATGTACCCTTCATAATTACTGAAAATGGGGTATCTGATGAGACAGATGTAATCCGTCGGCCTTACCTGCTAGAGCATTTGCTCGCTGTTCATGCAGCCAAGATCATG GGTGTCCGTGTGCTTGGTTACCTGTTTTGGACTATTTCTGATAACTGGGAGTGGGCAGATGGGTATGGTCCCAAGTTTGGACTGGTAGCAGTTGATCGGGCCAAAGATCTTGCCCGGGTTCCACGTCCTTCATACCATCTATTTACTAAG GTGGTGACAACAGGTAAAATTACACGTTATGACCGGGCGCGTGCATGGCACCAACTCCAAATAGCTgctagagaaaagaaaatgcgATCCTTTTATCGGGCTGTTAATAAAGATGGTTTGATGTATGCAG